One segment of Aquimarina sp. BL5 DNA contains the following:
- a CDS encoding phosphoethanolamine transferase domain-containing protein gives MKISKILSYVVLAIGAIGAILLFLMNGNFTTLMDNYGITEAKDLVKDTSSSAFAEATSLVSPMYNLTLVIFVVIIIATLIAVFSALAKNPAGLKNAGIGIVAFLIVIGIGYAMAEGVETPMKDGEVLSESGSKLVGAGIYAFYFLAAIAVGLMGLSGVKKLIGK, from the coding sequence ATGAAAATTTCAAAAATTTTATCATACGTTGTACTAGCTATAGGTGCTATAGGTGCGATATTATTGTTCTTAATGAACGGTAATTTTACCACACTTATGGATAACTATGGTATTACAGAAGCGAAAGATTTGGTGAAAGATACATCTTCATCGGCTTTTGCAGAAGCTACTTCATTGGTGAGTCCTATGTACAATCTTACATTGGTTATTTTTGTTGTTATTATAATAGCGACATTAATTGCTGTTTTTTCAGCTTTAGCTAAAAATCCTGCTGGTCTAAAAAATGCTGGTATTGGGATTGTTGCTTTCTTAATCGTTATCGGTATAGGATATGCAATGGCAGAAGGTGTTGAAACTCCAATGAAAGATGGAGAAGTACTTTCTGAAAGTGGATCTAAATTGGTAGGAGCTGGTATTTATGCTTTCTACTTTTTGGCAGCTATTGCTGTTGGCCTGATGGGATTATCAGGTGTTAAAAAATTAATAGGTAAATAA
- a CDS encoding asparaginase, protein MKTSPNILLIYTGGTIGMVKNFETGALIAFDFNELLLNIPELKQLDCNIETVSFKEPIDSSDMDVERWKELGGVINSNYEKYDGFVVLHGSDTMSYTASAISFMFENLGKPIIFTGSQLPIGDLRTDAKENLITAVQIAALQKKGKPVITEVGLYFEYKLLRANRTTKINAEHFKAFQSLNYPTLVESGVHLKVNTSFLQVSNRRKKMVYHTHFDNDIVIIKMFPGINEMILRSIFSSETIKGIIIETYGSGNTTTKSWFLDIISDAIKKGIPVINVTQCAGGSVEMGKYDTSVALKKAGVISGKDITTEAAVAKLMYLLGEKLPLKVLKTIYETSLRGEMSEN, encoded by the coding sequence ATGAAGACTTCACCAAATATATTATTGATCTATACAGGAGGTACGATAGGTATGGTCAAAAATTTCGAAACAGGGGCTTTAATAGCTTTTGATTTTAATGAATTATTGCTCAATATTCCGGAGCTAAAACAATTGGACTGCAATATAGAGACCGTAAGTTTTAAAGAACCCATAGATTCTTCCGATATGGATGTCGAACGCTGGAAAGAACTAGGAGGTGTCATTAATTCTAATTACGAAAAGTATGACGGTTTTGTAGTATTGCATGGTAGTGATACGATGTCTTATACGGCATCAGCTATCAGTTTTATGTTCGAAAATTTAGGTAAGCCTATTATTTTTACAGGATCTCAGTTGCCAATTGGTGATCTAAGAACAGATGCTAAGGAGAATTTGATAACTGCAGTGCAGATTGCAGCTTTACAAAAAAAAGGAAAGCCAGTAATTACAGAAGTTGGGTTGTATTTTGAATATAAACTGCTTAGAGCTAATAGAACTACAAAGATAAATGCAGAGCATTTTAAAGCGTTTCAATCACTTAATTATCCAACTTTGGTTGAATCTGGAGTTCATCTTAAAGTAAATACCTCTTTTTTACAAGTTTCAAATCGTAGAAAAAAAATGGTATATCATACGCATTTTGATAATGATATTGTAATTATTAAAATGTTCCCGGGAATAAATGAAATGATTTTAAGGAGTATTTTTTCTTCGGAAACGATAAAAGGTATAATTATTGAGACCTATGGATCAGGAAATACTACAACCAAATCATGGTTTTTGGATATTATTTCTGATGCAATTAAAAAAGGAATACCTGTAATAAATGTAACACAATGTGCAGGAGGAAGTGTAGAAATGGGTAAGTATGATACAAGTGTTGCATTAAAAAAAGCAGGTGTTATATCAGGAAAAGATATAACAACAGAGGCAGCTGTGGCTAAATTGATGTATTTATTAGGAGAAAAGTTACCTCTTAAAGTGCTCAAAACCATTTATGAAACTTCATTACGAGGTGAAATGTCAGAAAATTAA
- a CDS encoding response regulator transcription factor, producing MKYSVVIVEDHILLSQALAGLVNGFSKFKILYLCKNGRELLTRLKDPKNIPDIVLMDINMPIMNGIETTIALKEEYPQVNVLALSVEEDEKTILKMLRAGAKGYLLKDTEKSILENALVEVQETGFYHTKDVTNLLLGSLNPKKENKVQLKEREMEFIKHACTEKTYKEIASDMCLSPKTIEGYRDSIFEKLHLKNRTGLVIYAIKNKIFIP from the coding sequence ATGAAGTACTCAGTAGTAATTGTAGAAGATCATATCCTATTATCACAGGCACTTGCAGGATTGGTAAATGGATTTTCTAAATTCAAAATATTGTACCTGTGTAAAAATGGAAGAGAACTACTTACTCGATTAAAAGATCCTAAGAACATTCCGGATATTGTTCTTATGGACATCAATATGCCTATTATGAACGGTATTGAGACTACGATCGCTCTCAAAGAAGAATATCCGCAAGTAAATGTTCTAGCCCTTTCTGTAGAAGAAGATGAAAAAACCATTCTTAAAATGCTTCGAGCGGGTGCCAAAGGATATTTACTGAAAGACACCGAAAAGAGTATTCTAGAAAATGCACTGGTAGAAGTACAAGAAACCGGTTTCTATCACACTAAAGATGTTACTAATTTATTATTAGGTTCACTCAACCCTAAAAAAGAAAACAAAGTACAATTAAAAGAGCGTGAAATGGAATTCATTAAACATGCTTGCACGGAAAAAACATATAAAGAAATAGCAAGTGATATGTGTCTTAGCCCCAAAACCATAGAAGGGTATAGAGATTCTATATTTGAAAAATTACATCTAAAAAATAGAACTGGACTTGTAATTTACGCCATAAAGAATAAAATTTTTATTCCTTAA
- a CDS encoding MotA/TolQ/ExbB proton channel family protein has product MKRLFSILAIATVMAFGNMQAATAPAQLTANVQLLIAPITTTIQAEEEPAAEESFHQNLKKRFIEGGPSFMGIVLLCLILGLAIAIERIIFLNLSTTNSKKLQQNVEDALNSGGVEAAKEVCRNTKGPVASIYYQGLDRADESIDAAEKAVVAYGGVQMGQLEKNVSWVSLFIALAPMLGFMGTVIGMIDAFDKIEAAGDMQPSLVAGGIKVALLTTVFGLIVAIILQVFYNYIIAKIDSIVNDMEDASITLIDMLVAYKNKK; this is encoded by the coding sequence ATGAAAAGACTATTTTCTATTCTGGCAATCGCAACAGTAATGGCTTTTGGAAATATGCAAGCAGCCACTGCTCCAGCCCAGTTAACGGCAAACGTGCAATTATTAATTGCTCCAATAACAACAACTATTCAGGCTGAAGAGGAACCTGCAGCAGAGGAATCCTTTCACCAAAACCTTAAAAAACGTTTTATAGAAGGAGGTCCTAGCTTTATGGGAATCGTTCTTTTATGTTTGATTCTTGGTCTTGCGATAGCAATCGAAAGAATTATCTTTTTAAATTTATCCACTACAAACAGTAAGAAACTACAACAAAATGTAGAGGATGCTCTTAATAGTGGTGGAGTAGAAGCAGCAAAAGAAGTTTGTAGAAATACAAAAGGTCCAGTTGCATCTATATACTATCAAGGTCTTGATAGAGCTGACGAAAGTATTGATGCTGCAGAAAAAGCAGTAGTTGCTTACGGTGGTGTTCAAATGGGACAATTAGAGAAGAATGTATCTTGGGTATCTTTATTTATCGCTCTTGCACCAATGCTTGGGTTTATGGGTACGGTAATCGGTATGATTGATGCATTTGATAAAATTGAAGCAGCAGGAGATATGCAACCATCACTTGTAGCAGGAGGTATTAAAGTAGCACTTCTTACTACAGTATTTGGACTTATTGTTGCAATTATATTACAAGTATTCTATAACTACATTATCGCTAAGATTGATAGTATAGTAAATGATATGGAAGATGCATCGATTACTTTAATCGATATGTTAGTAGCTTACAAAAACAAGAAATAA
- a CDS encoding biopolymer transporter ExbD encodes MARRLAPEVNAGSMADIAFLLLIFFLVSTTIETDYGISRRLPPLPEEIKPDAFVKEKNLFRVELNQVNELFVEKKPLRLEQLKAAAIAFLDNGGGVATEYCGYCKGTRDPKSSDNPNKAIISLINSRETNYEAYIAVQNELISAYNELRNREAVRIYGVSFTEMKAQLKDVNHSGDKTKLRERIKEIQSMYPEKLSEAEPVTAEL; translated from the coding sequence ATGGCTAGAAGATTAGCACCAGAAGTGAATGCGGGATCCATGGCGGATATCGCTTTTTTATTACTCATCTTTTTTTTAGTAAGCACTACCATTGAAACAGACTATGGAATAAGTAGGAGATTACCTCCGCTTCCAGAAGAAATCAAACCTGATGCATTTGTTAAAGAAAAGAACCTATTTAGGGTAGAGTTAAATCAAGTCAATGAATTGTTTGTTGAGAAGAAACCTTTACGATTGGAACAGTTAAAAGCGGCTGCTATCGCTTTTTTAGATAATGGAGGAGGAGTAGCAACAGAATACTGTGGTTATTGCAAAGGCACACGGGATCCAAAATCTTCGGACAATCCCAATAAGGCGATAATATCACTGATTAATAGTCGAGAAACAAATTATGAGGCATATATCGCTGTTCAGAATGAGCTTATAAGCGCTTATAATGAATTACGAAATAGAGAGGCTGTCAGGATATATGGTGTGTCTTTTACAGAAATGAAAGCTCAGCTTAAAGATGTTAATCACTCTGGTGATAAAACGAAACTTCGGGAACGGATAAAAGAAATTCAATCTATGTACCCAGAGAAACTTTCAGAAGCAGAACCTGTAACTGCAGAATTATAA
- a CDS encoding porin family protein has protein sequence MKRLLLFLSLFLLACHGFGQETASDDLGPQKKKALDSLYREDQFYVGLTFNLLWNTPPDVGQSGFSGGFHLGYTRDMPINKRRNIAIGLGLGYSINTYGQNLFIGENEETGQSIFSSLEGIDFDRNRFTTHLVEAPLEFRWRTSVPDTHKFWRIYTGLRVGYLYYFNSNFEQPGNQVGQTKIDELNRWRVGATFTFGWNTFNFHFYYSLNPLFNNNALIGTEEVGLNVAKIGLMFYIL, from the coding sequence ATGAAGCGATTGCTTTTGTTTTTAAGCCTTTTTCTCTTGGCTTGTCATGGTTTTGGTCAAGAAACAGCTTCAGATGATCTAGGTCCACAAAAGAAAAAAGCATTAGACTCTCTTTACAGAGAGGATCAATTCTATGTTGGTCTTACCTTTAATTTACTTTGGAATACGCCACCTGATGTTGGTCAATCTGGATTTTCTGGAGGATTTCATTTAGGTTATACTAGAGATATGCCTATTAATAAAAGACGTAATATAGCTATCGGATTAGGTTTAGGCTATTCGATTAATACCTACGGTCAGAATCTATTTATAGGAGAAAATGAGGAAACTGGACAGAGTATTTTTAGTAGCCTTGAAGGAATAGATTTTGATAGAAACAGGTTTACAACACATCTGGTTGAAGCTCCATTAGAATTTAGGTGGAGAACTTCTGTGCCAGATACTCATAAGTTTTGGAGAATCTACACGGGATTAAGAGTTGGGTATTTGTATTATTTTAATTCTAATTTTGAACAACCTGGGAATCAAGTAGGGCAAACAAAAATTGATGAATTAAACCGTTGGAGAGTGGGAGCTACTTTTACCTTCGGATGGAACACTTTTAATTTTCACTTTTATTATAGTTTAAATCCTTTATTTAACAACAATGCGCTTATTGGCACGGAAGAAGTTGGTCTTAATGTTGCTAAAATTGGATTGATGTTTTATATCCTATAG
- a CDS encoding biopolymer transporter ExbD, translating into MARRSAPEVNAGSMADIAFLLLIFFLVTTTIDTDRGISRKLPPPLDETVEPPILKQKNIFVVELNKNNDLLVEEAPMELKDLRAAAVAFLDNGGGNGDEACSYCKGAKDPTSSDNPEKAVISLRNNRETSYGTYIAVQNELVAAYNELRDRESQRLYGKTFTQMETELKDVNYSGSKDRLKDQIKQIQLMYPEKLSEAEPKK; encoded by the coding sequence ATGGCAAGAAGATCAGCACCTGAGGTGAACGCAGGATCTATGGCGGACATTGCATTTTTACTTCTTATATTCTTTCTGGTTACTACAACCATTGATACAGATAGAGGTATTAGTCGTAAGTTACCACCGCCTTTGGATGAAACAGTAGAGCCTCCAATTCTAAAACAAAAAAATATTTTTGTAGTAGAATTGAACAAAAATAATGACCTTTTAGTAGAAGAAGCTCCTATGGAGTTAAAGGATTTACGTGCTGCAGCTGTTGCTTTCTTAGATAATGGAGGAGGAAATGGTGATGAAGCTTGTAGTTATTGCAAGGGAGCTAAAGATCCTACTTCTTCGGATAATCCAGAAAAAGCGGTAATATCTCTACGTAACAATAGAGAGACTAGTTATGGTACCTATATAGCGGTACAAAACGAATTAGTTGCTGCTTATAATGAATTACGAGATCGAGAATCACAAAGGCTTTACGGAAAGACATTTACTCAAATGGAAACTGAGCTTAAGGATGTAAACTACTCTGGTAGTAAGGATCGACTTAAGGATCAGATAAAACAAATACAGTTAATGTATCCAGAAAAACTTTCTGAAGCAGAACCAAAGAAATAA
- a CDS encoding biopolymer transporter ExbD, which translates to MSIFKKKPKTELPAISTASLPDIVFMLLFFFMVATVMRNDTLIVKNELPYADQIEKLERKNMVIHIYAGKPSSRYKNVGTEAKIQLNDKFASIHEVRSFVLEEIKSKPEELRPFLTTAIKVDKDTKMGLVGDVKKELRAVHMLKINYITKRGQASNNLQ; encoded by the coding sequence ATGTCAATATTTAAAAAAAAGCCAAAAACTGAGTTACCTGCAATTTCAACAGCATCTTTACCAGATATTGTTTTTATGCTACTGTTTTTCTTTATGGTTGCTACAGTAATGCGAAATGATACGCTCATTGTTAAAAATGAATTACCATATGCGGATCAGATTGAAAAGTTAGAGAGAAAAAATATGGTGATACATATTTATGCTGGTAAACCTAGTTCGAGATATAAAAATGTAGGAACAGAAGCAAAAATTCAGCTTAACGATAAGTTTGCATCAATTCATGAGGTTAGATCTTTTGTTTTGGAAGAGATAAAATCTAAGCCTGAAGAACTGCGACCGTTTTTAACAACGGCAATAAAGGTGGATAAGGATACGAAAATGGGGCTTGTAGGAGATGTAAAAAAGGAATTGAGAGCTGTACATATGCTTAAGATTAATTATATCACAAAAAGGGGGCAAGCATCAAATAATCTACAATAA
- a CDS encoding biopolymer transporter ExbD, which produces MSKFKKKKGGELPAISTASLPDIVFMLLFFFMVATVMRENNLKIENRLPQADQTEKLDKKNLVMYIYAGKPSSRYAASAGTQARIQLNDKFAEVSDIKPFVLAERAAKREEEVPFLITALKVDTDTNMGLVGDIKKELREVQALKINYTTRQGDATGNIQ; this is translated from the coding sequence ATGTCTAAGTTTAAAAAGAAAAAGGGTGGTGAATTACCCGCTATTTCAACAGCGTCTTTACCTGATATCGTATTTATGTTACTGTTTTTCTTTATGGTTGCAACAGTGATGAGGGAGAATAACTTAAAGATAGAGAATAGACTTCCTCAAGCTGATCAGACGGAAAAGCTTGATAAGAAAAACTTGGTAATGTATATTTATGCTGGAAAACCTAGTTCTAGATATGCAGCAAGTGCAGGTACACAAGCGAGAATTCAGTTAAATGATAAGTTTGCTGAGGTAAGTGATATTAAACCTTTTGTATTAGCAGAAAGAGCTGCTAAGAGAGAGGAAGAAGTACCATTTCTTATTACCGCCCTAAAGGTTGATACTGATACCAATATGGGTCTTGTTGGCGATATTAAAAAAGAATTGAGAGAAGTTCAAGCGCTAAAAATTAACTACACCACAAGACAAGGTGATGCTACTGGTAATATTCAGTAA
- a CDS encoding TatD family hydrolase encodes MILTDTHTHIYSESFEEDQDKMMQRAISVGVERFFVPAIDSGYTQSMYDIESKYPNNVFLMMGLHPTHVKENYKEELQHVEEELAKRLNEDSDKKFYAVGEIGVDLYWDKTFLKQQQESFRYQIQLAKKYKLPIVIHCRDAFEEVFEVLESEKGEDLFGIFHCFTGTIDDARRAIGYNMKLGIGGVVTFKNGKIDKFLNEFSLENIVLETDAPYLAPVPYRGKRNESSYLIQVVEKLSEVYEKSPEEIAQITTENSKHIFGI; translated from the coding sequence ATGATACTTACCGATACACACACGCATATATACAGCGAATCTTTTGAAGAAGACCAGGATAAAATGATGCAGAGAGCTATTTCTGTTGGAGTAGAACGTTTTTTTGTTCCTGCCATTGATTCTGGGTATACGCAATCTATGTATGATATTGAAAGCAAATATCCAAACAATGTATTTCTAATGATGGGACTACATCCTACGCATGTAAAAGAGAATTACAAAGAAGAGCTCCAGCATGTGGAAGAAGAGTTGGCAAAACGATTAAATGAAGATAGCGATAAAAAATTCTATGCAGTAGGAGAGATCGGGGTGGATTTATACTGGGATAAAACATTTCTAAAACAACAACAAGAATCGTTTAGATATCAGATTCAATTAGCTAAAAAATACAAACTACCTATTGTAATTCATTGTCGTGATGCTTTTGAAGAAGTGTTCGAGGTATTAGAGTCAGAAAAAGGAGAAGATCTGTTTGGGATATTTCATTGCTTTACAGGTACAATTGACGATGCTCGACGAGCTATTGGATATAACATGAAATTAGGTATTGGAGGAGTTGTTACGTTTAAAAATGGTAAGATAGACAAATTTCTAAATGAGTTTTCTTTGGAAAACATTGTTCTTGAGACAGATGCTCCTTATTTAGCGCCCGTTCCATATCGCGGTAAGAGAAATGAGAGTTCTTATTTGATTCAGGTAGTAGAAAAGTTGTCAGAGGTTTATGAAAAGTCTCCAGAAGAAATTGCCCAAATTACAACAGAAAATTCCAAACATATATTCGGAATATAG
- the rpoN gene encoding RNA polymerase factor sigma-54 yields MLKQQLNFKLSQKLSPQQIQLMKLIQLPTQAFEQRLKQEMEENPALDSGKEKADEFEDAFGDENSSEDDYGTEKIETDINVDEYLSDDEIPSYRLSSNNYSADDEEKNVPYASGTSFHQHLVNQLNTYRFDEEEREIAEFLVGSIDESGYIRRSLADILDDLAFTQNVYTTEEKIESILKIVHQLDPAGVGARNLQECLLIQLERKEITIPIKLASMILDKSFDHFSKKHYDKLLTKFDITEDLLKEAIEEIEHLNPKPGGAYAGNNKLIEHVVPDFTIRIVEGELELTLNGRNAPELHVSREYNNMLQGYKASKEKSKSQKDAVMFIKQKLDAAKWFIEAVKQRQQTLFLTMSAIMHYQKSYFLSGDERNLKPMILKDIADEIDMDVSTVSRVANSKYVDTPYGTKLIKEFFSESMTNDQGEEVSTREIKKILEITIGEEDKKKPLTDEKLAKILKEKGYPIARRTVAKYREQLDISVARLRKKI; encoded by the coding sequence ATGCTAAAGCAACAATTAAATTTTAAACTTTCTCAAAAACTTTCTCCTCAGCAAATTCAGTTGATGAAGCTAATTCAGCTTCCTACACAAGCATTTGAACAGCGTTTAAAGCAAGAAATGGAGGAAAACCCCGCATTAGATAGCGGCAAGGAAAAAGCTGATGAGTTTGAGGATGCTTTTGGTGATGAAAATTCCAGTGAAGATGATTACGGAACAGAAAAAATAGAAACAGACATCAATGTTGATGAATATCTTAGTGATGACGAAATACCTAGTTATCGTTTAAGCTCTAATAATTATAGTGCTGATGATGAAGAAAAAAATGTTCCTTATGCATCTGGAACATCATTCCACCAACATTTGGTAAATCAATTGAACACCTATCGATTTGACGAAGAAGAGCGAGAAATTGCAGAGTTTCTTGTTGGAAGTATTGACGAAAGTGGTTATATCAGAAGATCTTTAGCAGATATTCTAGATGATCTCGCTTTTACACAAAATGTATACACCACTGAGGAGAAAATAGAAAGCATCCTGAAAATAGTACACCAACTAGATCCAGCGGGTGTTGGCGCCAGAAATCTTCAAGAATGCCTATTGATTCAATTAGAAAGAAAGGAAATCACTATACCAATTAAATTGGCATCAATGATCTTAGACAAGTCTTTTGATCATTTTAGTAAAAAGCATTATGATAAGCTTTTAACTAAATTCGACATTACAGAAGATTTATTAAAAGAAGCAATTGAAGAAATTGAGCATCTTAACCCAAAACCGGGCGGAGCTTATGCCGGTAATAATAAACTTATAGAACACGTAGTTCCTGATTTCACTATCAGAATTGTGGAAGGAGAACTAGAACTTACATTAAATGGCCGTAACGCTCCGGAATTACACGTTTCCAGAGAGTATAACAATATGCTACAAGGCTATAAAGCTAGTAAGGAAAAATCTAAATCACAAAAGGATGCAGTAATGTTTATCAAGCAAAAATTAGATGCTGCCAAATGGTTCATTGAAGCTGTTAAACAAAGACAACAAACACTTTTTTTAACAATGAGTGCAATAATGCACTATCAAAAAAGTTATTTCTTAAGTGGAGACGAGCGTAATCTAAAACCTATGATCCTTAAAGATATCGCGGATGAGATTGATATGGATGTTAGTACGGTTTCTAGAGTAGCAAATAGTAAGTATGTAGATACTCCTTATGGAACGAAACTGATCAAAGAATTTTTCTCTGAATCTATGACTAACGATCAAGGAGAAGAAGTTTCTACAAGAGAAATAAAAAAAATACTGGAAATTACGATAGGGGAAGAAGACAAGAAAAAACCTCTTACAGACGAGAAGTTAGCAAAAATCCTAAAAGAAAAAGGATACCCTATAGCCAGAAGAACTGTAGCCAAGTACAGGGAGCAATTGGATATTTCGGTTGCCAGGCTACGAAAAAAGATTTAA